The window CAGCAGCTGTCCATCGCCCGagacagattttttaaaaattataattaggaagagacagacagatgtaAGAGACTGACCGGCATCCTGACGGCAGAAAAATAGAAGAAAGCACATTTCTTTCAGGCAGAGCCCAACTTCTCCCTTTTCCAAAGTGGGCAGCATTCATCCTCCAACAGTCTgattgtttttgtcattttatctcCACAAGTTCGTCTTTACATTCCTTTTGGGAAAGGAAATGTGGGAGTTAAGCATTTTCAGGTAAGCATGAAATGGATATGTGGGATAATGCATTAAGGAGGTCCTTCTCATCTGTTGCCAGCTTCTTTCCACATCGGGGTTCCAAAGGCTGCCACCAGGGTGGGGGTGGTGTTTGGGCTAACTGTTGGGTGGGCAGgggggaagaggaggagggcgTTGCTCAGTGTTTGTGGCTAGGAGTTGAGCCACGGGTGATTGAGGCATTCGCCGGCCGAGGCCCTCTTCTCAGGCACCATCTCCAGCATGGGCAGAAGGAAGTGAGTGAACTGACCGGCGTCTTCGTGCGACCAGCCGTACTTCTCCACCAGCACGTCAAACAGGGACCACGGCTTCAGCTTGGTGATGTGCCGCAGTTCACCTGCAGAAGGCCACACACAGCAGAGTCACTGGCATGGTAGGATGAACTGCAACGTTTGAAAAATGTTGGTcccaacaaattaaaaaaaaaggatttcttGAGGAAAGGAAAAAGACTGGTGGTATATAATGTTGACTTGTTTTCCACAAATGccagaaaaaacatgaaaataagcaaGATCTGGAATCCGTAGCCAAATCCTACTTATTTTCACCATGGTTTTGTTTTAGTACTCAGCAGAGCACAAACTGTGTGTTAATCTGCTAAAACTAACAGATGTGTCTGTGGCATAGttgtttttggcttttttctggGATTTTCTGATCAcgaggaaaaatacaaaacaccaCCAGCCGTATCCTTTAACTCTAGAAGCACCCAGCCATGCAGATATTACAGCTTTAGCTTTGGCCTCTGAGATTTCTGCCTTTTCTCCAGAACAGTGGagttagaaaaaaacaatggTGCCCAAATCAGTGAAATCCTGATAATTCAGCAGCAACATCTCGTTACAAAAACAGTTTAATTTCTGTTCAgaattatttaaagaaaatgcaGCAGAAAAAGTCAACAGCATTGCAAAGTTCTTGCTCATAAGGAATAATCAGAGATTACCGTTGTTGTGAAATTGctctatacaaataaaactgctaTACACCATGTTTGACATTAGTAGGAAAACATGGCAGTCGGAAATAACTTTATTAAGTTAAAGTGAAAAGCatgctttgtggtttttattttaaacatgacGCTATCCGTGTAGTTATTTATGAGTGCTCACTAAGAAACtattgcaatgcaatttaaaaataacattttttgtgGATTACTTGTTTACACTCTAACTCTGCTCcaatcagctgcttgtttatgTTTAAGGCTAACAGGGAAGTTCCAGAAGTGCCGTCTGGTGGACAAATTATGCAATATTAGCACTCATAACATGTCTGAAGGgtgtttctttcatctcttctctactttttaaatgttcatGTATTGAACATTATAAATGTTGTTACCAAGATATCATCAAATAGCCAGTGTTAGCAATATATCGGTCCCTGTCAATATATTGTGATCTCCAAATATCCACTTGCTGTAGGGATTACTGCACAGCTGAATAGCTGTGTACCCGACTAGAAGTGACCAGTTATACATAATTTTCTTTATGCCTTGAAAAGCATTCaatttgatatttaaaatgGTGCAGGAACCTGCtcacataaaacacacaatttTTCAATTATTAAAAAGAAGCTTCTCGTGCATTGTCATGATTCAAGCATCATTAACAGGAAACTGACAACACTTTAATCACTGCCATGTCATTAGACAACCAGTCCTTGTTTAGTGTTAGTGTTATTGTACAAACAGGCTTATCACCTCAGAACAAGACTTGATCAGTTTTCAGACTTTTACCAGAGCCCTGAACTTTTCCAGACATCACCCAGCGGCTGATGCTGTCAGACCAGACATTACATGGTCTTTAACCTGTTAGCTCCCTAGTACaaagagtgtgtgtgcagtCTGATTGAAGCCATATCAGAAAAACGCGGGTAAATGCATGGTGCAATCACAGTGAGCGAGAAGGTGTCGCGGTGAAGTGACTACAGCATTGTCACCCAAGCCAAATTTCTCCTGCTACATGTGAGAAAAGCAGCTGTGAACAATGTTCCCGCCGACATTATTAAGAGTTCATGTGTAAAAAGGCTTTAACATCATTACTGTGCATGCTGCAGGTATCAATACAGCAAACTTTAATCTAACAGTTGAAGATGTTGCtgctgaatatttttaaaatgtaaaccaTCCCCATGTATAAATACTGCTGGAGGCAaatctatatttttttcttttctgggtATTTTGGTGTACCGGTCATATAATCAGATGCCACATTAGGCTGTGATTATGCAGGCTTCAGCCAAACAGTAGCTGATTTCACTAATTACTTtgcctctctctgtgtttgaaggTTTGCTAATCAGTGAGGTGCTGTACCGATGGAGTGAAAACCTGCAGAGTCTTGGcagaaaaatacacaataaCAGAGGCTACAAGAGGGACAGAAATAGCTAAAGACCTGGTGAGGTAacagaaacagaagagaaaaaaaaggacggTGTCTATTATTCAGGAGAGGAGGAAAACAAGTCTGACAGGGAAGCAAGCAAGTGTGAGCGAATGATTAATGATCGGAGCAATCGAGACCGAAGGTCCAGTTCAAACCACGGCTGCCATGGTAACCTCTTTTTCCTCTGCAAGATGGGAGAATGGAAACTGTTTCTCCAGCTTTGTGCAAACATTCAttaggaaatgtgttttttgttagcAGGATAAACCCTTACAGCTGTTATTCTTTCCTATGCAGAGATCGGGCCCGCATTACTACGAAACTTGAGTATAGTTTTTGCAGGTGCTTTTGTCTCCAATCAATATATCAGTGCACATGAAGTAAACAAGTTGGCAAGGCCGTCTGACTGCAACATGCAGTCGAAAGCTTCTTGGCAGACGTGAGAGAGACGGTGCGAGGAAGTCAGACCCGATTAACAGAGCACCCGGAGATAAAAGAGAGAACATTGAGACATCAAGTGCAGGCTCAGACCTCAGATAGAGACAGGATCAAAGGAGAAATATTCAGGTCTCATGACACATTAAGAAGAATATATGAGCAGAAAGGAAAACGAGATGGAGCGAAACTAAAAAGAGAATGAGTGAGAGAGTGCAAGGGTTATCAGCTGTATCAATCACATTCCATGAACTTACCATGCTCACAGGTGAGTAGGGTCAGAGAGGTGCATGACATACTAGAGAGAAGCCTTATGCACTGTCATTGCTACTAGTTTAACTGGCTTTACCTGGTCATAAACCTGTAAACTATTAATCCTAACTTTGATATATAGGAGGCACTgattaaacacatttaactGTTTCTTTTGGAATTTACAAAGGACATAAAATTTATTTGTTGGTAGggatatataataaaaatatgtcaCTGTGTTGTCTGTGCCATGGGGGAAAAAattgaaagaaaggcagatgtgaAATATCAAAGTGTGACATAGATTTTAAATCAGAGGTAATTATAGCAAGCTTACATTTATCAGTCTGGTTAATAATAACTTATAATTTACAGATATTTAGTTAATGTGAATATTCAACAACCGTTCTCCTAGACAGTGATCACCTTCTGTATGAATTCTACTGACTAGCAGAGATCAGAAGTGATTCTTAACAGATATTTTTCCTATTAAATGCACATGTGGAGTTCTCTAGAAGTgcttttaaaatcctttttattttgttattatgttATGGAAATTTAATAGAATCTGGCAGTGTTTAAAATCCATTTATTGcacacatttgtttattttatctgcTTTGAAAATCACttcattttgatgttttattgtCAATTCATTTTAGTTTTCTTGTTTCGAGGGTTCGGGTTTgctcatttcagttttaaatgaatagttttatttatttggagtATTTGCTGGTTCGGGATTTATGAAGTTCAGAACAGGCACCACAACATTGAATGTTAATCTGTCAGTCTTAATAAACAGACAAATCAATGCCTCCTGATGTTTGCTGGGTTGACAAATTTGACCACACTGACAGAGACTAAAGGTAAGGTCATTTCCTGTTTAACTctgttttagtttagttattttaaaaaaaagataatcattttagttttcttttagtTGTTACTTTTTTCACATCTGTTGGTTTAGCTAACTATAACAGCCCAGCTCCTGACACACTACCGCTGTCCCTTTGGCTCACACTACCCTTAACCAGTCATCAACCACGGAGTCGTTTACCTTTCTTGGTGAAAAACTCTCGGCTGTACTTCCCAGCAGCGACCACTTTGCGTGGGACCTTCCCAAGGAGCTCCATGATCAGAGCGATGTGGTCTGCCCACCACCACATACGTCACAGAGGGAACAAGCACGGTTCAGCATTacggcatgcacacacatcaaCACGCACATACACTGGCTGAATGGTACCGACACACACTGATGCCTTGGGGTACACCGCAGACGCGCTTAGAGACCGATTGGTAATGCAGTGAGAAGCTTGTTCTCGATGTTTTAATCATACTTTCAAATCTGATTTTAAAACGGTCTGCCAGTGCATAATTTCTGTCCCTCTCAGACATCCGTGTGTCCCAGTCCCACCAGCTCTCTGGCCAGCGCTACCTCTTCTGTTGAAGAACTCCCGGGAATATTTTCCGGAGAGCGCAAAGTGCCTCGGAATACAGCCCAGCAGCTCTATGATGTGGGCTATGTGGTCTATGGAGGAGAGAGGCAGGTcggaggagggagaggagagagagaaaaagaaaaagaagaggaagggggCAGGAAATGTTGACaaagaaatagaaatagaaaaagagCAAAGCCAAAGACGGTAGAATTAATCAAAAGAAGGGTGAAACACAGTGTAAGAACattgtaaatacaaaaaagggaCAATTACAGGTACAAAACATTGAAAAAAGGAAGTGTGAGGTATAAAAAGACAGGGGGGGGCATAAGGAAGGGataaagagagggaggaaaaagaaaaaaaagagagtcaGACAGTAAAGGAAACAGCGTGTGTTAGTGAGCTGTGCCTCCACAGgtgaagaaatgaaatgaataaagTGACATGTATTTAGATTCAGATCTGAACGAACTGGATTTTCAATCTGGCCTCAGTAGCAGGAGATCAAAGGTGACCCTCTGTAAATAAGCATGCCAGAATAAAACTGACACTGGCTTATTGCCTGTGCAGAACAGGAAGCAGGGAGCTAACTGTGTGTCACATGCACTGAGGGGAAAaagaaacccccccaaaacacagCACAATGAGCTGAGACAGATCAAAGACCAGATGAGAGGAAGTGATAAAGAGAAATGTGGGGATGAAGCTGCACAGTTTGGTAATGTGACATGTTTTCGCGAGACATAAAATTTAGAAGAATTAGTATGATTAATGACTGGAGTCCACATGCAAAGGATGGAGAAAGACCAGAAAACAGATACATGTAATCTCACAGGACACTTGGCTAATGTTGGTCTAAGGTTTGAAGTGTGGGCTTGGTGTGGATGTGTGGAGGCACAGCAGCAGATTCAAGGGACAGAATTTAAAGTGGATAGAAGGATAAGGGGAGAGGGGTTGACTAAACTTTAAACTAAACTGATTTTGGCTATTTTTTTAAGCGCTAACAATACAAACtaccttttttaaattacagcttTTCTCCATTATCCGATAAGACACAAAAGCCCCAACATTATTGTATAGTGATAAACAAAAGTATATTTTTGAAATTCTTTTTCAATTCTTTATTCTATTCGTCCTTTTATGatttcagctttattttaaaCTCAGTTTTAAATTTCTATATAAAGTTGATCAAATAGTGGAGAAAAACTGTGAAGCTAATTATTTACCCAGTAATATCAAACAGTTTAAACACTTTGCATCGAACATCTCAACACTAAACatccagtttaaagttttaagattaaaaatatTCAGCATTAATTCTCCAGTGGAAGCTGCTGCTCCTATATTTGGAAATAAAACAGTTTGTGCCATAAAGATTTAAATACTCACCCTCATCGCGGGAGTAGTCTTCTCCAGAGTGAGGCTCAAACAGGTAATCTCCAGTGGCCAGCTCAAATGCCTACAGGAGGACAAACTGAGTACGCCTCTCAACGACCGATTGCAAACTAGAACAGctgcatatatgtatgtaataATGTTATTCATGTGTGTTCTCCTCACCATGCAGGCGGTGCTCCAGATGTCAGCAGGAGTGCTGTAACCGGCTCCTATTAGGACTTCGATGGAGCGGTACTGCCTCGTCTGGATGTCCTCTGTAAAGTGCTTATGCTGTCCGCGAAATAAGAGGAGAGGAAGGATATTTGTTACTAAAAAATTTAATTAGGatttatcaataaaacataGTCCCCTTCTTACATCTTGATATGTTTTCGTCTGATCAGGGTCCACTTGTGTTTCATCTTTGGAAACCAAACCCTGTTAAATTCTCGTGTGCAGTCCTGCCTTGCCGAGTGCAGCTGGCTCAGTGTGTGTTACAGGCTCGATCTAGACATGTGTGGGGTGCTTTTATTTACACTTTCATCTGTTGTTTTGTGAGACTGTGTGTAATTGTTGTGCGCAGGATTTGGGATCAGATTAGCGCATCTGAACGATGGGTTCTAGCGGCGTTAGCTGCTGGAACGCGCCTCCTGCCAGTACATTCGTTTCAACAGCCGGTCTCTAATAATGGctgctgcacaaaaaaaaaaaaaaaaaaaaatcctgctgaAAGCAGAGCTGTAATTGGACCACTGAAGGAAACTCAGAGTTCGATGTTATGCTGcttcttgtttttctctctaaACCTCATTAAAATATCTGGACCTGTGCAACCTGTGGCGACTTGCCCGCCTACACAGgtttcaaatatgaattcttACAGTGAATAACAATCATTTATAGAGGGTACACAGAATGCACCTCCAGAAACTCTCAGGCCTCTCTGAGTATGAATGTGAGCTATTATGTCTTTAAAAACTACAGCATAATGCACCTGTGGTCACCTCTGGTTACAGCCTCTGTACAACTCattattctttttgttttcaacaGAAGATAAAAGGCttcacctttcactgtttaaaaatagtcaaaataaaataatattaaactcCAGCTGCTTTCTTACCACCCAGCATGCATTTCCAAGATCAGCGATTTTGACTCGAATAGAGTCTGCGTTGCGCGGATCTAGAGGGTTGATCAGAAGATCTGCAGCTCTGGCTCTGACTGTCAGGGGACATAACGGGACAGCGCAGGATTAACACATACAGTAAGAGACAGGGTTTATGCACCGTAATGTTCGAATAGgcgtgcatttaaaacaaggatCATTTGAGTTTTTTCTCTGGAAATCGTGCCAGTCATCAAGTTACATGAGCATCCACTGGCAGTATCACTAAGCCATGTAAAGAAGTAATGTGATGAGAAATTTGGCACCTTAATTCATTTACTGATACTAAAAAGAAGGCTGTAGATGGATGTTAggtcaaaaaataaaaccctAAATGTATTTGGACACTAAAATGTAATAATGAGAAACAATATTATACTACAAAGTAATAACATAATACAAGGTAAAATCAAAACACAGCAGTGGTTATTCATGTTAGGGTGATCTATAAAAGTACATAATATGCCGGTctcaattttttatttaaatttattattaatattgagAGGAAGTCCAGCAAAACAAAATCGTGTCAATACTATATGAAAGCAATCAGATTAATGCAGATGAAAATAACTGACACGTAGTATTGGCTGTACATAGTGGTCTCATCATATACtcactcagttttttttttaatatttcaggaTATTATTTTTACACACTGCTAGGCTTCaaagttaaatattaaaatatactttTAGAATGAATATTTTAAATGGATCAATAAATGATTGAAATtccactttttattattaatattatttttagtttGAATGTTATATTATGTTTATTATACATATAAAATCATGCTGTGATATTTCAAATatgctaaaataaaaaagtttatgAAAAAACAAGATGGGACAACAGTAACACTTCAAAGGCAACTACAATAAGAGCTTACGATAACGGTTCCTAATAAcgagtttaaatttgttcaacAAAGTTGTGTAGTTAGAACcactgcactgcacaaagtttaCTCAGACTTGGACTTGTTTGAAGTTGGAAATAAATCCTGTAATTAAAGTAAAAGTTTAGAGGCAACTGGTGATACTGAATCACAACAAGGACTTCAGACAATCACTTCAGTGAGATCTTAAATAATGTCTGAGTGTTTCTGGGGGcctttttagcttttattatGATGGGACAGTTGAGAGTAGACAGGAAAGCTGGAGGAGAGAGCTGTAGGAAATGCCCAGAGCTGTAGGAAATGCCCTATATCCCTCTGCAATAGCAGAGGGATATAGGTTCCTTTCTTCAACTCTATGAGCTATACTACCTGTTGTATGTTCCCTAACAATAAATAATGGTAGAAACTCTGAGGCACAAGAACTAAAACATATGTATTGATGGCGTGAAATGTTTTAAGCACTGTTGAGGTGAATAACAAGACTTTATAACAAGAAAAATGGTGGTAGCAGGAGAAATTGTAAATGGTATATTGtattaaaaaggaaataaaaatgtattctttCAGCTCAGACAAACAATGTTATTTTACCAGTCAGGACTTTTTTATTACCCAAAGCAAGAACACTAACTCAAACAAACAGTTTTGCACCAGACTATGGGGGAAATGAATTTACTGCTAAAGCAAATAGCATGAATAACCAGTAaaattagataaaaaaaaaacattaaatggcTTTTTTTATGGGTTTCAAACTGAGgcagaaatgaataaaatgaattaGTGCTACTGTCGATGTGCTTTAGTAATTGTCTTATGTTGAAGTGCTGTGTTAATACGTACACCGATGTGGTGAATTGTCACAGTGCTTACACAACAACGGgtaaaactttaaaattaaCTCATAGGCAGTTGTTTGACTTGATGGTTGTGTTGTAAGGAGATTGCTTGGCtggtgtctctctgtgctggaGCTATTGGGGAGTCTGATGAACTAAACCAATCCAGCTTAGTTAAGAgcaactttgttgttgttgcccgATGACATGGCCAGAGCTTGTGGATTATCAGACCATCAGTGGTTTAAATAGAGATAAGCCATTAATCAGCAACAAAGTCCAACTCATCTGGTCATAATTATCTCAAGAGCCACTTTAATAATGTTTAGTGAGTGTCTTTGTCAGGTCGCACACCTATCTAAGCATTTGCAGCAGTCTAAGAGCAAAGCTTTGTGGCAATTTCCAAGCGTCATTGGTCTCTTTTTTGCGGGTGATGCGAGCTAATGTCTCAGTGCTTCACATGACAGAGGTGTGCATGAGTCAATGGGTGAGAGAGATTGGAGTGGACAGTGCATTAGTGGGCGGTGGTCACAGTGTTTTAGCCCATCACTCCATCACAAAACAGTTactgacatttttaatttgatcaCATCTGGCATATTAATTTTCATGTTATACCTGTACTGGATGGTTGCTACACCCACTATCATTAAAATCAGTACTATTTTTCAGCCATCGTCGCTTACATACTCAATATTAAAGTCTGAGTTTTGAAATTGCTAATTATGTGTGCAGTTCCGTTAAAAATCTGTAATCCTATCTTACCTTTCGGTGTGTCTCCCGTGCTCGAGGAGGACACGGTGCGACTGCGGTCTGCAGTGGGGCTGTTGGGTGAAGGTCCTGCTTCAATGTCTGCCGTACCGACACAAATGGTGTTTCCCGGCTCGGGATCCAGAGGCAAGTCGGGAAAAATGGGAATGGTACCTAGATGCCGCTCACTGGAGCCATTGGTGAGTCCTGGCTCTCCAAGCTCGCCGTTATACATCTCATAACCAGAGCTCAGAGAGTTGTCCCTGTCTGTGTAGCTGAGCTCAGACTCCACCAGGGGGCAGAGAAGAGGCTCTGGGGTGGGGGAAGGAGGCGGAGGCGTGCCTGGGTTTGGTTTCAGTCCCTCAGAGCCTAACAAAACATGGCCGTTGGTTTTGACCGAATTGGTTTTATTGTTGTGGGGTTTGATGGGGGAGGTGTTATCTGTGAGGAGGTCAGTAGCCGTGtcatcatcctcatcttcctcctcctcttcctcctcctcctcttcttcgtcctcctcctccccctcttgCTTCTTTGAAACCTCTtcttccaccaccaccaccaccacctcctgcTCTGTTTTGCTCTCACTCTTTGGCTCCTCTGTCTCtttatcctcctcctcctcttcttcttcttcttcttcttcctcctcctcctcctcctcttcttcttctgctaccttctcttctgtttcctcctcctcattctcATTCTCTGTCCCTTTTaatccctcttcctcctctgcctctTCTGGCTCAACCTCTGCTTGTGTTGGATCTCCGCAGCCTTCCTCTGAGGCGGGGGGAATAGGGGCATCTTTTTCAGCGACAGGCGTAggctcctcttcttcttcctccgcCTCCTCATCAGGGTCATCATCTGTGATGTGGGTTGCCTCGCTCTGCTCCTGGGGAGGCGCTGCACCTAAGATggagaaaaaagtaaaacattatAGACAGTTGGTGGGCGGGAGGAAGATGTACAGTAAGTGGAATCAGACAAGATGTAGGCAGAGAGAAAAGGAGcatgaaaagagaagaaagatcGGAGTGAAGGTAGCAAAGCGAGAATACAAGAATGAAAGAGGCAGAAGGTGCAGAGAcagagggtggaggagggagacGGAGAAAgacgtttttctttctttctttttttttccctctcgtGAATCAGCCGAGGCTTCCATACACAGCAGGACTAGCGTGGGTTGAGTGATTGGAGCCAATCCACATCCTATTCATTCACAGACAGACTAAAACCAAAACCATACAAATACTCACACGTGACGCAGATCTGTCAAAGCCAAGATCTGCTCTGGGATAACTCAACTTCTAGCTATTCACAACCtgaatacagttttttttttttaattaattgctCACTTTTCCCTCAGTGTATTTGATTGGAAACAATAAATGCAACCAGAACGTTGCAGCTTGGCGATTACATCCCCGGGCTGCAGGAAACATTTCCTTTAGCTTAAATGGAGTCCAAATAAGAGATAACTAACAGATAAGGAACAGTTATCGGATGCGGAGAACAATATATGTTCGACTTTCTGCAGCTTGTCTTCAGGCTTCCGattaacagtgttttattttttgcaacaTTCAAGCCCGCCTGATAATCAGACTCATTTGCCAATTTGTCTCACTTAAATTGAGACAAAGTGGCAAATTAAGTTCATCTGAAATCTGAAATGCTGGCGATGATTCAGAGCGccgaaaaaaaaacaggctgtGAGGAGGCAATGCAGCAGATTCGCTGCAAGTAGCAAACTAATTTACACAGCCTATAAATAGCCTACAGGATCACAGGAAACCACCAAACAAACATTAAGCAGACGTGACAGGGAATGTAAATGAGCCGAAGATGTCGCCAACTGGTATTTGAGTTTTTTTCTGGTGGACTGTAGTCGTGGTAACCTTTTTGAAGGAGGAGCAGGATGTAAGAATACATATAACATGATAATAACAGGTGTATTTATGTACTTTTGATAATTATAATGAGAAAAGTGTCTTTATGCATTTTTCTATTCCAAACAATTACAATTATAAATGATCAAAACACCTGAGTCATATCTGACACGCTGAAGCAGTACTGATTGATTCACAAAATGTCTGAATGTAGTAAAATTGCTTATCTTCACAGTCACCCTGCAGTCATGACTCACATGTATGATTAGTCAGCCTGATGGgcctctctcctccctcctcctcctcctcatcctctccGTCCTCCTCATCGTCGTCGTCATCGTCGCTGTCTCCCAGGGACGTGCTGTGGCCCGGAGGCGGTTGCGGCGGCTGCAGCGGTGAAGGCAGGTTGCGGTCGAGCGGCGCCTTCTCCCCTCCCTCTTTGGCCTTCTCTTCCCTCCTCTCTGCCTCCCTCTCCAGGGCTTCAATCTCCAGCATTCGCCTTTCCAGAAGCTCGGCTTGCcgcttctgtttctttttcagcttcttcttcttgttcttgGAGATCTTTCCAACCTGACGGgcgaaaatagaaaaaaaaaaaacaa is drawn from Pelmatolapia mariae isolate MD_Pm_ZW linkage group LG7, Pm_UMD_F_2, whole genome shotgun sequence and contains these coding sequences:
- the srpk2 gene encoding SRSF protein kinase 2 isoform X3; the protein is MSVNSEKSSSPERPDTQQKAPVTAPPPPPPPPPPPEPAGPPEPEEEILGSDDEEQEDPADYCKGGYHPVKIGDLFNGRYHVIRKLGWGHFSTVWLCWDIQVKNFVAMKVVKSAQHYTETALDEIKLLRCVRESDPSDPNKDMVVQLIDDFKISGVNGIHVCMVFEVLGHHLLKWIIKSNYQGLPLPCVKSIIRQVLQGLDYLHTKCKIIHTDIKPENILMCVDDVFVRRMAMEATEWQKAGAPPPSGSAVSTAPQLKPVSTTDVGKISKNKKKKLKKKQKRQAELLERRMLEIEALEREAERREEKAKEGGEKAPLDRNLPSPLQPPQPPPGHSTSLGDSDDDDDDEEDGEDEEEEEGGERPIRLTNHTCAAPPQEQSEATHITDDDPDEEAEEEEEEPTPVAEKDAPIPPASEEGCGDPTQAEVEPEEAEEEEGLKGTENENEEEETEEKVAEEEEEEEEEEEEEEEEEEEEDKETEEPKSESKTEQEVVVVVVEEEVSKKQEGEEEDEEEEEEEEEEEDEDDDTATDLLTDNTSPIKPHNNKTNSVKTNGHVLLGSEGLKPNPGTPPPPSPTPEPLLCPLVESELSYTDRDNSLSSGYEMYNGELGEPGLTNGSSERHLGTIPIFPDLPLDPEPGNTICVGTADIEAGPSPNSPTADRSRTVSSSSTGDTPKVRARAADLLINPLDPRNADSIRVKIADLGNACWVHKHFTEDIQTRQYRSIEVLIGAGYSTPADIWSTACMAFELATGDYLFEPHSGEDYSRDEDHIAHIIELLGCIPRHFALSGKYSREFFNRRDHIALIMELLGKVPRKVVAAGKYSREFFTKKGELRHITKLKPWSLFDVLVEKYGWSHEDAGQFTHFLLPMLEMVPEKRASAGECLNHPWLNS